The window GAAGAGTATCTCCGCCTTGGGCGAACCCTTCGCATATTCGATATACTCCATGCAGTTGTCAAAAGAGGCTTCGTCGATCACCGCGTTGACAAAATTCCGGAAATCGCGCGGGTCGCCCGTGCGCACCTGCGGCATCATTATGTCAAACTCGGCCTTAAGTTCATCCCAGCGGCTCGCGGGGATATAGGCGCGGGAGGTCGCGGAGCACTTCTGCCCCTGATACTCGAAAGCGCCCCTGACCATCGCTGTGGCGGCAGCCTTTATATCCGCAGACGCGTGAACGAAGACAAAATCTTTGCCGCCCGTCTCGCCGACGAGCCTCGGATATGAGCGGTAGAGGGAGAGATTCTCGGCGACGCCCTTCCAAAGGCCGTTGAAGACCTGTGTCGAGCCGGTGAAATGGATTCCGGCGAGGTCTTTGCTCTTGAGCACCACGCCGCTGCCCACCGAGCCGGGGCCGGGCATGAAGTTCAGCACGCCAGCTGGGACGCCGGCCTCCATGAATATCTTCATCAGATACCAGCTGGAAAGCAGCGAGGTCGTTGCCGGTTTCCAGACAACCGTGTTGCCTATCATGACGGGGGCCATCGGCAGATTCGCCGCGAGGGCCGTGAAATTGAAGGGCGAGATGGCGTAGACGAAGCCCTCGAGCGGGCGGTACTCAAGACGGTTGATGACGCCCTCCTCGGAGGCCGGCTGGTCGCCGTAGAGCTCGTTCATGCAGTGAACGCCGAAACGGAAATAGTCGATCGTTTCGCTCGCCGCCTCGATCTCCGCCTGCCAGACGCTCTTGCTCTGTCCCATCATCGTCGCGGCGTTCAGTATATAACGGTATTTCTTATCTATAAGTTCCGCTATCTTCAATACTATAGAGGCGCGCTCCGTCCACGGCATATTGCTCCAGCTCTCGTGGGCGGCGTTTGCCGCCGCGATCGCGCGCTCCATCTCTTCGGCTCCCGCCTTATGGTAAACGGCGAGCTTATGCCCGTGGTCGTGCGGCATCACGACGCTGCCGGTGTTTCCCGTGCGGACGAACTCGCCGTTTATGACGAGCGGTATCTCGGCGGTCTCGGATTCGATCTCTCTTATGGCCTCTTTGAGCAGCTCTCTTTCGGGACATCCGGGGGCATAACTCATCGAGGGTTCATTTTCTGGCCTTGCAAATGTAAAAAGTGCGTTGTTCATTGTGGTGCCTCCTGTTGAATATTAAATGCAACTATGTTGCAAAAATTATGATAGCATGCTGTAAGGAATAATTCAAGCTTTGGAAACCGAGCAAAAGGGAAATAATCGTTGTTTTTATTGAATAATAAAGAACAAAATAGGGGCGTTGCTGACACATTGCATAAAAACGCGGCCCTCAGCCATGCTTTTGCCGAGAGCCGCGGTTGGTATATATTGTCAGAAGGTTTTCTTTTATATCCGTGAAAATTTCATTTTGATATCTTCCGGCTTGCCGAAATAGACCCACGAGGTGACAAGGATATCGACGCCGGCCGCGGCGTATTCTCCGGCGTTGTCGGCGTTTATGCCGCCGGCGGCGGCGATGACCGCCTTCGGAAATGCAGACTTCGCCTCCTTGACAAAGGCCGAAAGGGCCTCCGGCGCGAAGCGTTCGCACTGTACCATGTCGGCGCCCGCGCGCAGATAGCTCATCGCCTCTTCGGGGCCGTCGGCCTCCGCCTCAATCTTCTTTTCGGGAAAGGCCTCCGCCATCCGGGGGATAAGCGCGGTAAAGTCGTCGGTGAATACCCGGTGCTGATCGAAGGCCAGGATGGAATCCGAGAGGCCGAGGCGGTGCAGGGAGGCTCCCCCCGCGAGCGCCGCTTTGAGCGAGAGCGCTTTGGCTCCGGGGAAGTGCTTTCTCGTCACGGCGACATGTATGCCGGGATTCTCCGCGCGCGCCGCCTCAAGCATCGCCGCCGTCCGTGTGGCGATGCCCGAGGAATACTCCATCACATTTTGGGCGAGTTTGTAGCAGGCATGAAGCCGTCCAGCCGTCCCGCGGACGATCAGGCAGCTTTCGCCGCCCTCCGCCCTTGTGCCTGAGGGAATCAAAATTTCGGCCTCTGCGCCGCACTTTTCAAATATCCTCGCCGCCTCTTCAACTCCGGCGAGGAGGCAGCCACGTTTGGGGAAGGCGGTAATCTGCCCCGGCACCTCCTCGATGCCCATCGAGAGGGTAGTGAGGTCCATATGCTGAAGGTCCTCATGGATCAGCTCTTCTATATAACCGTCGGATATGTAAAACATCATCAGCTCTCCTTTTGCAGTCTGTCCAGAACAAAGTATATCGCCATGCTGACCGAGGCAAGCAGCAGACAGAGGCTGGTCGCCTCGTCGAAATCTCCGCGTGAGACGCAGTTGAATATTTCCAGCGACAGCGTGTTGGTGCGCCCGGCGATGTTGCCGCCGAGCATCATTGTGATGCCCACCTCTCCCGAGGCGCGCGCCACGGCAAGCAGCAGCCCCGAAAAGATGCTTCTCCTCGCCAGCGGCATCGTGACGAGGAAGAAGGTCTTTACCGGGCCGCAGCCGAGGACGCGCGAAGCCTCCTCAAGCTTTATTATTCCCGGCTCCTGAAAGGCCGCCTGCGCGGGGCGGACGAAGAGCGGCAGCCCCGCGACGAAGGCGCTCAAGATCACCGCCCCCTGCGAGAAGACCAGCCGCAGCCCCAGGTAATGCTCGGCGGAGCCAAGCGGGCCGCCGCGCCCGAGCAGCAGAAGCAGCATATATCCAAGGGCGATCGGCGGGAAGACGAGCGGCAGCGTGATAAAGAAGGCCGCCGCCCTCGCGCATAGCGAGCGTGAACGGCTGAACCAAAGGGCCGCCGGCAGCCCCAGCGCGAGAAAAAGGAGCAGCGCCGTGCCGCAGCTGACAGCCGTCAGCCTGATCGAAAATATTAGCGTCGGGGAAAAGAATCCGCTGTTGATGTGGATATCCCCCTCTTACTGTACGCCGTGCCTTTTCATGATCGACTTCGCCCTGCCGCTGCCGAGGAATTTGAGGAAATCGGCTACGGAGGGGTCGTTTTCCGCTCCCTTTATGACGGCCGCCACCATCTCGATCGGCGGGTATCCCGAGGGTATCTCCAGCGAGCCGCCGATCTTTGCGCCGCCCGCGCGCACTACGACGCGGTTCACGAACCCCGCGTCCATCTCTCCCGACACGAGGTAGGAAAAGACCTGCGGCACGGTCGAGACCTGGGAGATCTTCGGCGCGATCTTTGCCCCCAGCCCCGTTGTCTCCAGGTACTTCGCGGCGGCGCGTCCGTAGATCGCCGCCTTCGGGTCCGGGTAGGCGACTGATTTTACATTGTCGCCCGTCAGGTCGTTCGGCGAAGAGAGCGTGAGCCCTTTGCGCCAGGCGAGGACGAGGACCGTCGAACCCAGAGGCTGCATTCTGACGATACCGGTCTTTGACTTCGCCGTTTTCAGCGTTCCTTTGTCACTGATCACGACGTTCACTCCGTTACCGGCGTCGATCTG is drawn from Cloacibacillus porcorum and contains these coding sequences:
- the modD gene encoding ModD protein; the encoded protein is MMFYISDGYIEELIHEDLQHMDLTTLSMGIEEVPGQITAFPKRGCLLAGVEEAARIFEKCGAEAEILIPSGTRAEGGESCLIVRGTAGRLHACYKLAQNVMEYSSGIATRTAAMLEAARAENPGIHVAVTRKHFPGAKALSLKAALAGGASLHRLGLSDSILAFDQHRVFTDDFTALIPRMAEAFPEKKIEAEADGPEEAMSYLRAGADMVQCERFAPEALSAFVKEAKSAFPKAVIAAAGGINADNAGEYAAAGVDILVTSWVYFGKPEDIKMKFSRI
- the pruA gene encoding L-glutamate gamma-semialdehyde dehydrogenase, giving the protein MNNALFTFARPENEPSMSYAPGCPERELLKEAIREIESETAEIPLVINGEFVRTGNTGSVVMPHDHGHKLAVYHKAGAEEMERAIAAANAAHESWSNMPWTERASIVLKIAELIDKKYRYILNAATMMGQSKSVWQAEIEAASETIDYFRFGVHCMNELYGDQPASEEGVINRLEYRPLEGFVYAISPFNFTALAANLPMAPVMIGNTVVWKPATTSLLSSWYLMKIFMEAGVPAGVLNFMPGPGSVGSGVVLKSKDLAGIHFTGSTQVFNGLWKGVAENLSLYRSYPRLVGETGGKDFVFVHASADIKAAATAMVRGAFEYQGQKCSATSRAYIPASRWDELKAEFDIMMPQVRTGDPRDFRNFVNAVIDEASFDNCMEYIEYAKGSPKAEILFGGTGDKSVGYFVQPTIIKTTDPHFRSMEEEIFGPILTVYVYDDDKFAETLDICNNTSPYALTGAVFATDRDAINRAENVLRYAAGNFYINDKTTAASIGLQPFGGARASGTNDKAGSKLNLIRWCSPRTIKENLLPPHDFKYPYMQED
- the modA gene encoding molybdate ABC transporter substrate-binding protein → MKKLFAALLVLLAFCAEAGAGTPAVTTGAGYMKMVQELAAAYKEESGRPLQEVYGGNIGQMLAQIDAGNGVNVVISDKGTLKTAKSKTGIVRMQPLGSTVLVLAWRKGLTLSSPNDLTGDNVKSVAYPDPKAAIYGRAAAKYLETTGLGAKIAPKISQVSTVPQVFSYLVSGEMDAGFVNRVVVRAGGAKIGGSLEIPSGYPPIEMVAAVIKGAENDPSVADFLKFLGSGRAKSIMKRHGVQ
- a CDS encoding molybdate ABC transporter permease subunit gives rise to the protein MHINSGFFSPTLIFSIRLTAVSCGTALLLFLALGLPAALWFSRSRSLCARAAAFFITLPLVFPPIALGYMLLLLLGRGGPLGSAEHYLGLRLVFSQGAVILSAFVAGLPLFVRPAQAAFQEPGIIKLEEASRVLGCGPVKTFFLVTMPLARRSIFSGLLLAVARASGEVGITMMLGGNIAGRTNTLSLEIFNCVSRGDFDEATSLCLLLASVSMAIYFVLDRLQKES